From the genome of Mesorhizobium japonicum MAFF 303099, one region includes:
- a CDS encoding DUF1489 family protein gives MALNLLKLCVGCDSVEDLEEWIEFRLDERRRAGEPAEHWHTTRMVPTRGAEITDGGSLYWVIKGNVQCRQLITEIRPFTDDEGIGRCHLMLDPHVVRTDWQPRRAFQGWRYLKPSDAPPDLGKGKAGMVEMPPKLRRELADLGLL, from the coding sequence ATGGCTCTCAATCTCCTAAAACTGTGCGTCGGCTGCGACAGCGTCGAGGATCTCGAGGAATGGATCGAATTCCGCCTCGACGAACGGCGCCGCGCCGGCGAGCCGGCCGAACACTGGCACACCACCCGCATGGTGCCGACGCGCGGCGCCGAGATCACCGATGGTGGTTCGCTCTACTGGGTGATCAAGGGCAATGTGCAATGCCGCCAGCTGATCACCGAGATCCGCCCGTTCACCGATGACGAGGGCATTGGCCGCTGTCATCTGATGCTCGATCCGCATGTCGTGCGCACCGACTGGCAGCCGCGCCGGGCCTTCCAGGGCTGGCGCTACTTGAAACCGTCGGATGCACCACCTGACCTTGGCAAGGGCAAGGCGGGGATGGTCGAGATGCCGCCGAAACTCAGGCGCGAGCTTGCCGATCTCGGCTTGCTGTAG
- a CDS encoding phasin family protein, translated as MTQTYEDFSKYGKEFADTGLKSFASLSKGAQAIATEAGEYTKKSFEAGSAAVEKLFSAKSLDKAIEIQTDYAKQSYEAFVAEATKIGDLYAELAKEAYKPFESIVAKAK; from the coding sequence ATGACCCAGACCTATGAGGACTTCAGCAAATACGGCAAGGAATTCGCCGACACCGGTTTGAAGAGCTTCGCTTCGCTCTCCAAGGGCGCCCAGGCGATCGCCACCGAGGCCGGCGAGTACACCAAGAAGAGCTTTGAGGCCGGCAGCGCCGCTGTCGAGAAGCTGTTTTCGGCCAAGTCGCTGGACAAGGCGATCGAGATCCAGACCGACTATGCCAAGCAGTCCTATGAAGCGTTCGTCGCCGAGGCCACCAAGATTGGCGATCTCTATGCCGAACTCGCCAAGGAAGCCTACAAGCCGTTCGAATCGATCGTTGCCAAGGCGAAGTAA
- a CDS encoding HIT family protein has protein sequence MAETAYETDNIFAKILRGEIPSHRVYEDDAVVAFMDVMPQGPGHTLVVPKAPSRNLLDANPSTFGPLFNVVQKVAQAVKKALNADGVTILQFNEPASGQTVYHLHVHVIPRFDGIPLKPHTGTMEKPEVLVEHAEKIRAALGS, from the coding sequence ATGGCTGAAACCGCCTATGAGACCGACAACATCTTCGCAAAGATCCTGCGTGGAGAAATTCCCTCGCACCGCGTCTACGAAGACGACGCCGTCGTCGCCTTCATGGATGTGATGCCGCAAGGACCCGGCCATACGCTGGTTGTGCCAAAAGCCCCGTCGCGCAATCTGCTCGACGCCAACCCGTCGACCTTCGGCCCACTTTTCAACGTCGTCCAGAAAGTGGCGCAGGCGGTCAAGAAGGCGCTCAATGCCGACGGCGTCACCATCCTGCAGTTCAACGAGCCAGCCTCGGGGCAGACCGTCTATCACCTGCACGTCCATGTCATCCCGCGCTTCGACGGCATTCCGTTGAAGCCGCACACGGGCACGATGGAAAAACCCGAAGTGCTGGTTGAGCACGCCGAGAAAATACGCGCGGCGCTGGGGAGCTAA
- a CDS encoding DUF599 domain-containing protein → MGDSFYLSMADLGALAFFLIVWLLHTLASDGKLVSRMSLTTAMNAQREAWMRTMAEREIRIVDTAIMSGLQQGTAFFASSSLIALGGCFALLGASDRVLEVLSNLPLGGAPSRPAFQIKVLGLVLILAFSFFKFGWAYRLFNYCSILIGAVPIPHGEASRNPVTQTAVWRAAQMNMLAGKHFNSGLRGVFFSIGYLGWFVDPVVFVLSTLLLLAVLVRRQFFSAARRAVIGQPPGPGKG, encoded by the coding sequence ATGGGCGATTCCTTCTATCTTTCGATGGCTGATCTCGGGGCACTGGCCTTCTTCCTGATCGTGTGGCTGCTGCATACGCTCGCCTCGGACGGCAAGCTGGTCAGCCGGATGTCGCTGACGACGGCGATGAATGCGCAGCGCGAAGCCTGGATGCGCACCATGGCCGAGCGCGAAATCCGCATCGTCGACACCGCCATCATGAGCGGCCTGCAGCAGGGAACCGCCTTCTTCGCCTCCAGCTCGCTGATCGCGCTGGGCGGCTGCTTTGCCTTGCTCGGCGCATCCGACCGGGTGCTGGAAGTGCTGAGCAACCTGCCGCTCGGCGGCGCGCCGTCGCGCCCGGCCTTTCAGATCAAGGTGCTGGGGCTGGTGCTGATCCTGGCCTTTTCCTTCTTCAAATTCGGCTGGGCCTACCGGCTGTTCAACTATTGCTCGATTCTGATCGGCGCGGTGCCGATCCCGCACGGCGAAGCCTCGCGCAATCCGGTCACGCAAACGGCAGTGTGGCGCGCGGCGCAGATGAACATGCTGGCCGGCAAGCATTTCAACTCGGGCCTGCGCGGCGTGTTCTTCTCGATCGGCTATCTCGGCTGGTTCGTCGATCCGGTGGTGTTCGTTCTGTCGACGCTTCTGCTGCTGGCCGTGCTGGTGCGGCGCCAGTTCTTCTCGGCGGCGCGACGCGCCGTCATCGGTCAGCCGCCCGGCCCCGGAAAAGGCTGA
- the clpS gene encoding ATP-dependent Clp protease adapter ClpS → MQNGGGDGNEAGRGTAVITRTKTKTKKPSLYRVLILNDDYTPMEFVVHVLERFFQKDREAATRIMLHVHNHGVGECGVYTFEVAETKVSQVMDFARQNQHPLQCVMEKK, encoded by the coding sequence ATGCAAAACGGCGGCGGCGACGGCAATGAGGCCGGCCGCGGGACGGCCGTTATCACGCGCACCAAAACCAAGACCAAGAAGCCCAGCCTTTACCGGGTCCTCATCCTCAACGACGACTACACTCCCATGGAGTTCGTGGTTCACGTGCTGGAGCGTTTTTTCCAGAAGGACCGCGAAGCCGCCACACGCATCATGCTTCATGTTCACAATCATGGAGTGGGCGAGTGCGGGGTCTATACATTCGAGGTGGCCGAGACCAAAGTGTCTCAGGTCATGGATTTCGCCCGACAGAATCAGCATCCGCTGCAATGCGTGATGGAGAAGAAGTGA
- the clpA gene encoding ATP-dependent Clp protease ATP-binding subunit ClpA — protein sequence MPAFSQGLEKALHQALTLANERHHEYATLEHLLLALIDDTEAAAVMRACNVDLDELKHTVLTYIDTELDNLVTGYDEDSKPTAGFQRVIQRAVIHVQSSGREEVSGANVLVAIFAERESHAAYFLQEQQMTRYDAVNYISHGIAKRPGASETRSPRGADDEQGGQNGAEPQEEGGKKKQQQDALTAYCVNLNNKAKAGKIDPLIGRESEINRTIQVLCRRSKNNPLYVGDPGVGKTAIAEGLAKRIVEGDVPEVLHNATIFALDMGTLLAGTRYRGDFEERLKQVVKELEDYPGAVLFIDEIHTVIGAGATSGGAMDASNLLKPALSSGAIRCIGSTTYKEFRQFFEKDRALVRRFQKIDVNEPTIEDAIEIMKGLKPYFEEFHKVRYTSEAIKASVELSARYINDRKLPDKAIDVIDETGASQMLVPEAKRKKTIGIKEIEATIATMARIPPKTVSADDEKVLQGLDIELKRVVYGQDTAITALTSAIKLARAGLREPEKPIGSYLFSGPTGVGKTEVAKQLAASLGVELIRFDMSEYMERHTVSRLIGAPPGYVGFDQGGLLTDGVDQHPHCVLLLDEVEKAHPDLFNILLQVMDHGKLTDHNGKQIDFRNVILIMTTNAGASDAQRAAIGFGSTKREGDDVEAINRLFTPEFRNRLDAIIPFGSLPVPVIHQVVQKFVMQLEAQLSERGVTFDLSPDAIAWLADKGYDERMGARPLGRVIQEHIKKPLADEVLFGKLKKGGTVRVTVEKKETGETGLKLESLADEAPVKPKKEEPEDAPKPPKAVAKKPAAKKVVAQKPEPKGKDGGKRSLVPQLPRKG from the coding sequence ATGCCGGCTTTCTCCCAAGGCCTGGAAAAGGCGCTTCACCAGGCGCTGACGCTCGCCAATGAGCGGCACCATGAATACGCAACCCTTGAACATCTGCTGCTCGCGTTGATCGACGACACCGAAGCGGCCGCCGTCATGCGCGCCTGCAACGTCGATCTCGACGAGCTGAAGCACACTGTTCTCACCTATATCGACACCGAGCTCGACAATCTGGTCACCGGCTACGACGAGGATTCCAAGCCGACCGCCGGCTTCCAGCGCGTCATCCAGCGCGCGGTGATCCATGTCCAGTCGTCGGGCCGAGAGGAAGTGTCTGGCGCCAACGTGCTCGTCGCCATCTTCGCCGAGCGCGAGAGCCATGCCGCCTACTTCCTGCAGGAACAGCAGATGACCCGCTACGACGCGGTCAACTACATCTCGCACGGCATCGCCAAGCGCCCCGGCGCATCGGAAACGCGCTCGCCGCGCGGCGCCGATGACGAGCAGGGCGGCCAGAACGGCGCCGAGCCGCAAGAGGAAGGCGGCAAGAAAAAGCAGCAGCAGGACGCGCTGACGGCTTATTGCGTCAACCTCAACAACAAGGCCAAGGCCGGCAAGATCGATCCGCTGATCGGTCGCGAGTCGGAAATCAACCGCACCATCCAGGTGCTGTGCCGCCGCTCCAAGAACAACCCGCTCTATGTCGGCGATCCCGGCGTCGGCAAGACGGCGATCGCCGAAGGTCTTGCCAAGCGCATCGTCGAGGGCGACGTTCCCGAAGTGCTGCACAATGCCACCATCTTCGCGCTCGACATGGGCACGCTGCTGGCCGGCACGCGCTACCGCGGCGATTTCGAGGAACGGCTGAAGCAGGTCGTCAAGGAACTCGAGGACTATCCGGGTGCGGTGCTGTTCATCGACGAGATCCACACGGTGATCGGCGCAGGGGCCACCTCAGGCGGCGCCATGGACGCGTCGAACCTGTTGAAGCCGGCTCTGTCGTCGGGTGCTATCCGCTGCATCGGCTCGACCACCTACAAGGAGTTCCGCCAGTTCTTCGAGAAGGACCGCGCTCTGGTGCGGCGCTTCCAGAAGATCGACGTCAACGAACCGACCATCGAGGACGCCATCGAGATCATGAAGGGCCTGAAGCCCTATTTCGAGGAGTTCCACAAGGTCCGCTACACCTCGGAAGCCATCAAGGCCTCGGTCGAACTGTCGGCGCGCTACATCAACGACCGCAAGCTGCCGGACAAGGCGATCGACGTGATCGACGAGACCGGCGCCTCGCAGATGCTGGTGCCGGAAGCCAAGCGCAAGAAGACCATCGGCATCAAGGAGATCGAAGCAACGATCGCCACCATGGCGCGTATCCCGCCGAAGACGGTTTCGGCCGATGACGAGAAGGTGCTGCAAGGCCTCGATATCGAGCTGAAGCGCGTCGTCTATGGTCAGGATACCGCCATCACGGCACTGACCTCGGCGATCAAGCTGGCCCGTGCCGGCCTGCGCGAACCGGAAAAGCCGATCGGCTCGTACCTGTTCTCGGGTCCGACCGGCGTCGGCAAGACGGAAGTCGCCAAGCAGCTCGCCGCCTCGCTCGGCGTCGAGCTGATCCGCTTCGACATGTCGGAATATATGGAACGCCACACCGTTTCGCGGCTGATCGGCGCGCCTCCCGGCTATGTCGGTTTCGACCAGGGTGGCTTGCTCACGGACGGCGTCGACCAGCATCCGCACTGCGTGCTGCTGCTCGACGAGGTCGAGAAGGCGCATCCGGACCTGTTTAACATCCTGTTGCAGGTCATGGACCACGGCAAGCTGACCGACCACAACGGCAAGCAGATCGACTTCCGCAATGTCATCCTGATCATGACCACCAATGCGGGCGCATCCGATGCGCAGCGCGCGGCGATCGGTTTCGGGTCGACCAAGCGCGAAGGCGACGATGTCGAGGCGATCAACCGGCTGTTCACGCCGGAATTCCGCAACCGTCTCGATGCGATCATCCCGTTCGGTTCGCTGCCGGTGCCGGTCATCCATCAGGTGGTGCAGAAGTTCGTCATGCAGCTCGAGGCGCAGCTCTCCGAGCGTGGCGTTACCTTCGACCTGTCGCCGGATGCGATCGCCTGGCTGGCCGACAAGGGTTATGACGAGCGCATGGGCGCTCGGCCGCTCGGCCGTGTGATCCAGGAGCACATCAAAAAGCCGCTGGCTGACGAGGTGCTGTTCGGCAAGCTCAAGAAGGGCGGCACGGTGCGTGTCACCGTCGAGAAGAAGGAAACCGGCGAGACCGGCCTGAAGCTCGAATCGCTGGCCGACGAGGCGCCGGTGAAGCCGAAGAAGGAAGAGCCGGAAGACGCGCCGAAGCCGCCCAAGGCCGTGGCCAAGAAGCCTGCCGCCAAGAAGGTCGTGGCGCAGAAGCCGGAGCCCAAGGGCAAGGATGGCGGCAAGCGCAGCCTGGTCCCGCAACTGCCGCGCAAGGGCTGA
- a CDS encoding L-serine ammonia-lyase — MFLSVFDLFKIGIGPSSSHTMGPMTAARRFLDEVAGDDWPRPTGAKVARIGASLHGSLAYTGIGHGSDRAVILGLAGQTPQTVDPDQADGIIGRITADRMISPPGHPSYHFDPATDLVLDRKTPLTGHANGMAFYAYDASGRLLLKRIYYSIGGGFVVSEEELQRMKAKGSVTSEGKKVPYPFKNAVEMLKMAAKSGLSIAEMKRVNEETQMSREDLDAGLDAIWGAMKSCIDRGLSQDGIMPGGLKVRRRARQLHDKLQEQWQQNRPNPLLANDWLSIYAMAVNEENAAGGRVVTAPTNGAAGTLPAVLRYWLHFHPEADQPSIRDFLLTAAAVGGIIKTNASISGAEVGCQGEVGSASAMAAAGLCAVMGGTPEQVENAAEIALEHHLGMTCDPVGGLVQVPCIERNALGAVKAVTAASLAIKGDGIHFVPLDAAIETMRQTGLDMNEKYKETSLGGLAVNVVEC; from the coding sequence GTGTTCCTTTCGGTTTTCGACCTGTTCAAGATCGGCATCGGCCCCTCGAGCTCGCACACGATGGGCCCGATGACGGCCGCGCGGCGGTTTCTCGACGAGGTCGCGGGTGACGACTGGCCGCGGCCCACCGGCGCCAAGGTCGCCCGCATCGGCGCCAGCCTGCACGGCTCGCTCGCCTATACTGGCATCGGCCATGGCAGCGACCGCGCCGTCATCCTCGGCCTTGCCGGCCAGACCCCGCAAACGGTTGATCCGGACCAGGCCGATGGCATCATCGGCCGCATCACCGCCGACAGGATGATTTCGCCGCCCGGTCACCCGTCCTACCATTTCGACCCGGCCACGGATCTGGTGCTCGACCGCAAGACACCGCTTACCGGCCACGCCAACGGCATGGCGTTCTATGCCTATGACGCCAGCGGGCGCCTGCTGCTCAAACGCATCTACTATTCGATCGGCGGCGGCTTCGTGGTGTCGGAAGAAGAGCTGCAGCGGATGAAGGCCAAGGGGTCGGTGACTTCAGAAGGCAAGAAAGTGCCTTATCCTTTCAAGAACGCCGTCGAGATGCTGAAGATGGCGGCCAAGAGCGGGCTTTCCATCGCCGAGATGAAGCGCGTCAACGAGGAAACGCAGATGTCGCGCGAGGACCTCGACGCCGGCCTCGACGCCATCTGGGGGGCTATGAAGAGCTGCATCGACCGTGGCCTGTCGCAGGACGGCATCATGCCGGGCGGGTTGAAGGTTCGGCGCCGGGCCCGGCAGCTGCACGACAAGCTGCAGGAACAGTGGCAGCAGAACCGGCCAAATCCCTTGCTCGCCAATGACTGGCTGTCGATCTACGCCATGGCGGTCAACGAGGAGAATGCGGCCGGCGGCCGCGTTGTTACCGCGCCGACCAACGGGGCGGCCGGTACGCTGCCGGCGGTGCTGCGCTACTGGCTGCATTTCCATCCCGAAGCCGACCAGCCGAGCATACGCGACTTCCTGCTGACGGCTGCCGCCGTCGGCGGCATCATCAAGACCAATGCGTCGATCTCTGGCGCCGAGGTCGGCTGCCAGGGCGAGGTCGGGTCCGCCTCGGCGATGGCCGCGGCCGGCCTGTGCGCCGTCATGGGCGGCACGCCCGAGCAGGTCGAGAATGCCGCCGAGATCGCGCTCGAACACCATCTCGGCATGACTTGCGATCCAGTCGGCGGGCTGGTCCAGGTGCCGTGCATCGAGCGCAATGCGCTGGGCGCGGTCAAGGCGGTGACGGCTGCGTCCCTGGCGATCAAGGGCGACGGCATCCACTTCGTGCCGCTCGACGCGGCGATCGAGACCATGCGCCAGACCGGCCTCGACATGAACGAGAAGTACAAGGAAACCAGCCTCGGCGGGCTCGCGGTCAATGTCGTGGAGTGCTGA
- a CDS encoding D-alanyl-D-alanine carboxypeptidase, translating to MRKALLGIVSKSTSPLKAMMVFALAMTFVCADVASSLAARPAAIVVDAKTGKVLYSADANGRRYPASLTKMMTLYLTFEAMAKGKISRNTPVVFSAKASAEAPTKLGVKPGGSVSVETAILSIVTKSANDSATALGEMLGGDETTFARMMTAKARALGMNGTVFRNANGLPDPGQFTTARDMATLGIALREHFPQYYGYFSQRSFLYGRQRINGHNRLLGRIKGVDGIKTGYTRASGFNLVSSVSDGNRRLVAVVMGGTSGGSRDNQMASLINTYMPRASTRGGGDLVAKADSSNPVKALAKVLLPKHDAPTPDDKPVAVANADDAVADDATAANDATVAEDDNADNDAQAEAPTLVAPAKKVKTVIVSAPKVATAQVVAAYAEPAPAAAPTPTVDPVNTASVPSGWAIQVASSEKQSEAQAVLDKTSKQAPKVLADAAGFTVAFDKDGVTYYRARFGGFGSKDAAWKACTALKKKKIECYAVQQ from the coding sequence GTGCGTAAGGCGTTGTTGGGCATCGTTTCCAAATCCACCTCCCCCCTCAAAGCGATGATGGTCTTCGCCCTGGCGATGACGTTCGTTTGCGCCGACGTAGCGTCCTCGCTGGCAGCGCGGCCGGCGGCCATCGTCGTGGACGCCAAGACGGGCAAGGTGCTGTACTCCGCGGATGCCAATGGCAGGCGCTATCCGGCGTCGCTGACCAAGATGATGACGCTCTATCTGACCTTCGAGGCGATGGCGAAGGGCAAGATCAGCCGGAACACGCCCGTCGTGTTTTCCGCCAAGGCCTCCGCCGAGGCGCCGACGAAACTCGGCGTGAAGCCGGGCGGTTCGGTCTCGGTCGAAACCGCGATCCTGTCGATCGTCACCAAGTCGGCGAACGACTCGGCCACCGCGCTCGGTGAAATGCTTGGCGGCGATGAAACCACCTTTGCCCGCATGATGACCGCCAAGGCGCGGGCTCTCGGCATGAACGGCACCGTCTTCCGCAACGCCAACGGCCTGCCCGACCCCGGCCAGTTCACCACCGCGCGCGACATGGCCACGCTCGGCATCGCGCTCAGGGAGCATTTTCCCCAGTACTACGGGTACTTCTCGCAGCGCTCGTTTCTCTACGGCCGCCAGCGCATCAACGGTCACAACCGTCTGCTCGGGCGCATCAAGGGCGTCGACGGCATCAAGACCGGCTACACCCGTGCCTCCGGATTCAACCTCGTCTCATCCGTGTCCGACGGCAACCGACGCCTTGTCGCCGTTGTCATGGGCGGCACGTCGGGCGGCAGCCGCGACAACCAGATGGCGTCCCTGATCAACACCTACATGCCAAGGGCTTCGACCCGCGGTGGCGGCGACCTCGTCGCCAAGGCTGACAGCAGCAACCCGGTCAAGGCCCTTGCCAAGGTTCTCTTGCCCAAGCACGACGCGCCGACCCCGGACGACAAGCCGGTCGCTGTGGCCAACGCCGATGACGCCGTTGCGGACGACGCGACGGCAGCCAACGACGCGACGGTTGCCGAGGACGACAATGCCGATAACGATGCCCAGGCCGAAGCACCCACGCTGGTCGCCCCGGCAAAGAAGGTGAAGACGGTCATCGTCTCCGCCCCCAAGGTCGCCACCGCACAGGTCGTGGCCGCCTATGCCGAGCCGGCGCCGGCTGCCGCGCCGACGCCAACCGTCGATCCGGTCAACACCGCGTCGGTGCCGTCGGGCTGGGCCATCCAGGTAGCTTCCTCGGAAAAGCAGTCGGAAGCCCAGGCCGTCCTCGACAAGACCAGCAAGCAGGCGCCGAAGGTGCTGGCGGATGCCGCCGGCTTTACCGTCGCCTTCGACAAGGACGGCGTCACCTATTACCGAGCCCGTTTCGGCGGCTTTGGTTCGAAGGACGCCGCCTGGAAGGCCTGCACCGCTTTGAAGAAGAAGAAAATCGAGTGCTACGCCGTCCAGCAGTAG
- a CDS encoding DnaJ domain-containing protein, with product MLGAIIGLVALLLVLLGVASAFLRADPARLATGMRTLGPILLALVGAAVLLVGRSGIGGVMLFVAIGWYAATRANRPDVKPVPGKRSTVRTAALEMELDHDTGGLEGLVLAGRHDGKMLGAMGLAELQHLYRELSGDAESRQLLETYLDGRFPVWRKNTETNGGEGLGVAPGPGAMTKEEAYKVLGLEAGAAAADVRKAHRRLMQRLHPDVGGTSFLAARINEAKDVLLSNHN from the coding sequence ATGTTAGGCGCAATTATCGGTCTGGTCGCATTGCTGCTGGTGCTCCTGGGTGTTGCCTCGGCCTTCCTCCGGGCCGATCCCGCCCGGCTGGCAACCGGCATGAGAACACTGGGACCGATCCTGCTGGCACTGGTGGGCGCCGCCGTGCTTCTGGTCGGTCGAAGCGGAATCGGCGGCGTCATGCTGTTCGTGGCGATCGGCTGGTATGCCGCCACGCGCGCGAACCGGCCCGATGTGAAGCCGGTGCCGGGAAAACGCTCAACGGTGCGGACGGCAGCACTCGAAATGGAGCTGGATCACGATACCGGCGGCCTTGAAGGACTGGTTCTGGCCGGCCGCCATGACGGCAAGATGCTTGGCGCGATGGGCCTTGCGGAGCTGCAGCATCTTTACCGCGAACTCTCCGGCGACGCGGAGAGCCGCCAGCTGCTAGAGACGTATCTTGACGGCAGATTTCCCGTCTGGCGCAAAAACACTGAGACGAACGGTGGCGAAGGGCTGGGTGTTGCGCCAGGTCCGGGCGCCATGACTAAGGAGGAGGCCTACAAGGTCCTTGGTCTTGAAGCGGGGGCCGCCGCGGCGGATGTCCGCAAGGCGCACCGCCGCCTGATGCAGCGCCTGCACCCCGATGTCGGCGGCACGTCTTTCCTGGCGGCGCGAATCAACGAAGCCAAGGACGTCTTGCTCTCCAATCACAACTAG
- a CDS encoding GNAT family N-acetyltransferase yields the protein MDQGDDGDGQTANADYSIRIAAGIGAFTCDEWNGFAGTTRSDAENGYNPLVSFAFLSALEDSGCAVRRTGWQGHHVRLETAQGRLLGAVPCYLKSHSQGEYVFDHGWSDAFERAGGRYYPKLQCAVPFTPVTGPRLLVNRGEDPDAVKAGLAAGLKMVTDKLGVSSAHVTFAQESDVATLEAAGFLHRTDQQFHFFNEGFSTYDDFLATLASRKRKAMKKERREALADGITIDWLTGKDLTEKAWDDFFAFYMDTGSRKWGRPYLNRQFFSLIGERMADDILLVMARRNGRYVAGAINFIGSDALYGRNWGCIEDHPFLHFEVCYHQAIDFAIERKLKVVEAGAQGEHKLARGYRPVTMHSAHYISHPGLRNAVADYLQRERREVERMGEYLEEHTPFRKDLEE from the coding sequence ATGGATCAGGGCGACGATGGCGACGGGCAAACTGCAAATGCGGACTATTCGATCCGTATCGCCGCAGGCATCGGCGCGTTCACCTGCGATGAGTGGAACGGCTTTGCCGGTACCACGCGCAGCGATGCGGAAAATGGCTATAACCCGCTCGTTTCATTTGCCTTTTTAAGTGCGCTTGAGGATTCCGGCTGCGCCGTGCGGCGCACCGGCTGGCAGGGACATCATGTGCGGCTGGAGACCGCGCAAGGCAGGCTGCTAGGCGCCGTTCCCTGCTATCTCAAATCGCACAGCCAGGGCGAATATGTGTTCGACCACGGCTGGTCTGACGCCTTCGAACGCGCCGGCGGCCGCTATTATCCGAAACTGCAATGCGCCGTGCCGTTCACGCCGGTCACCGGCCCTCGCCTGCTGGTCAACAGAGGCGAGGATCCGGATGCGGTTAAGGCCGGGCTTGCCGCCGGCCTCAAAATGGTGACCGACAAGCTCGGCGTGTCCTCGGCGCATGTCACCTTCGCGCAGGAAAGTGACGTCGCGACGCTCGAGGCCGCCGGTTTCCTGCATCGCACCGACCAGCAGTTCCATTTCTTCAACGAAGGTTTTTCGACCTATGACGACTTCCTCGCCACGCTTGCCTCGCGCAAGCGCAAGGCGATGAAGAAGGAACGGCGCGAAGCGCTTGCCGATGGCATCACCATCGACTGGCTGACCGGCAAGGACCTGACCGAAAAGGCCTGGGATGATTTCTTCGCCTTCTACATGGACACCGGCAGCCGCAAATGGGGCCGCCCCTACCTGAACCGCCAGTTCTTCTCGCTGATCGGCGAGCGCATGGCCGACGATATCCTGTTGGTGATGGCCAGGCGCAATGGGCGCTACGTGGCCGGCGCCATCAATTTCATCGGCTCGGACGCGCTCTACGGCCGCAACTGGGGCTGTATCGAGGATCACCCCTTCCTACATTTCGAGGTCTGCTACCACCAGGCCATCGACTTCGCCATCGAGCGCAAGCTGAAGGTGGTCGAGGCGGGCGCGCAAGGAGAGCACAAGCTGGCGCGCGGTTACCGGCCCGTGACGATGCATTCCGCGCACTACATTTCGCATCCCGGCCTGCGCAATGCGGTGGCCGACTATCTCCAGCGCGAGCGGCGCGAAGTAGAGCGGATGGGCGAATATCTCGAAGAACACACCCCGTTTCGCAAGGATCTCGAGGAGTAG